The Streptomyces sp. NBC_00775 genome includes the window AGAGACCCAGCCCCCGCAGGTCGGGCGCGATCACTGTGTGGTCCTCGATCAGTGCGCTCGCCAGGTGACCCCACATGTCGCCCGTCGTGCCGAAGCCATGCAGCAGGACCACCGCCGGACCCTGTCCGCCGACGCGCACATGGATCGTGGCGCCATTGGTCTCGATCTCACGCGTCTGCATACCGGCAGGGAAGGGGTGGATGCCGTCCTGACGTCCGTTGTCGTTCATCGCCGTACTCCAGGTTTGAAGGAACAGGGCTCCCATGGCGAGGACTGCCGGGAGGACAGAGCTGCGTCCAGGCATGGAAGCCCCACCTCGACGGCACGACTTGCCGGCTGTACGCGTTCATGGACGCGCCCTCTTGAGGAAGTGGATCTGGAGCGGTCGCAAATCCGCGCCACACCCTGAAACTAACCGACCGGTCATCTAAGTTCCACCGCACACCGGACGCCGTTCCCGCGGGAGCGGGCCGCTGACCTGCGATGGAAGGAAGGGGCTACCAGCAGGGAGGAAGCTGGTCGGTGATCTCGTCTCGATCGGAGCGCAAAGTGGCCCATGGGTGCCTGGAGAAGGGCCCTGTCCACGGGAAGGATCATCGTGAGCACCAACGACCCGTTCGCTCGTCTCCCCGAGGTGCCTCGCTTCACCGTCACCAGCACCACGGTGTCCGACGGGGACGCCTGGCCCGCCGCACAGATGTCCGGCCTGCTCGGGGTCCCGGCCGGCAAGGACATCTCCCCGCAACTGTCATGGAGCGGCGCCCCCGCAGGGACGAAGAGCTACGCGGTGACGGTGTACGACCCGGACGCCCCGACCGGCTCCGGCTTCTGGCACTGGGCCGTGGCGGACATCCCCGCGACGGTCACCCACCTGTCCGAGGGTGCCGGTGACGAGAGCGGCCCGGGCCTTCCCGAAGGTGCCTACCAACTGCCCAACGACGCCCGCGCGGCACGCTACATCGGTGCCGCCCCACCGGCCGGGCACGGCCCGCACCGCTACGTCATCGTCGTGCAGCGGCGCCGGGATCGTAAGTGTTGCGCACAATCGAGTCCTGGCCGCTTTGAGGGCGGCCGGGACATCGGCCGCCGACGGTCCCGAGTCGGAGGATTTCGAGCGTGGGGCGGACCGCCGCCACACCCCTCAGCCGGACTACACATCAGATCGCCTGACCAGCATCGCAGCACGGCTGACACCCCATCAGAACGAGCGTCAAATGAGCGTCACAAGCGTCATTTCAGCGTCAAGACATCGCCCGTAACGCCCACACCGCACATAACGCGCACCGGCAAAACCGCAGGTCAGGAGCCCTTCGCGGCCGGCTCAAGGATCGCCACACACTCAACATGGTGCGTCATCGGGAAAAGATCGAACGCCCGCAGCGTCCGCACCTTGTACCCACCGTCCCGGAAGTACCCCAGATCCCGCGCCAGCGCCGCCGGATCGCAGGCGACGTACGCGATCCGTCGCGCGCTCAGGGACGTCAGGTGCTCGACGGTCTTCTTGCCGGCGCCCGCGCGGGGCGGGTCGAGGACGATGAGGTCGACCTCGGTGATGCCGGTGCGCGGGAGGACGGCCTCGACCTTGCCCTGTTCGATGCGGACGCGGTCGAAGGCGGCGAGGTTGTGGCGGGCGTCCTCGACCGCGCGCTTGCCGGACTCGATGCCGAGGACCGCGCCCTTGTCGCCGAGGCGGTCGGCGAGGGCGCCGGCGAAGAGGCCGACGCCGCAGTACAGGTCGAGCGCCATGTCGCCCTTGCGCGGCAGCAGACCCTGCATGACGGCCTTGACGAGGGTGTCGGCGGCCATCGGGTGGACCTGCCAGAAGCCGCCGCTGCCGACGCGGTACGTACGGCCGTCGGCGCGCTCGCGCACGAACGCGCGGCCGTGGACGCGGTGGATGCCGCCGTCGTGCTCGTCGACGCGCATCACGGAGACGGGCTTGTCGAGTTCGACGAGGGGCAGGCGGGCGCCCGGCTTGGGCTCCAGGATCACCATGCGGTCCTGGGATCCCGTCGCGGCGATCGCGTCGACGGAGGCCATGCCGGACCAGTCGCGCTGTTCGATGCCCAGTTCGCTGACGCCCGGCGCGGCGATCATGCAGTGCTCGATCGGCTCGACCTCGTGCGAGCGGTGGCGGCGCAGTCCGGCGTTGCCGTCGGCGTCGACGGCGTACTGGACGCGTGTGCGCCAGGCCGGGACCTCACCCGCGGGCAGCTTGTCGCCCTCGGCGGGCATCACCGTGCCGTCCCAGCCGGCCTCCTCGGGCGTGAGCCCCGCGAGCCGCTGGAGCTGCTCGGCGATGACCTCACCCTTGAGGCGGCGCTGCGCGCCCGGCTTGGCGTGCTGCCAGTCGCAGCCGCCGCAACGGCCGGGGCCCGCGTACGGGCAGGGGGCCTCGACGCGGTCCTTCGACGCGTCCACGATCCGCACGGCGTCCGCGCGCAGGAAACGCGCGCCCTCCTCGCCCTCCGTCACGTGCGCGACGACACGCTCGCCGGGCAGGGCGTGCCGGACGAAGAGGACCTGACCCTCGGACGTACGGGCGATGCAGTGGCCGCCGTGTGCGACGGGGCCGATCTCGACCTCGTACTCCTCCCCCACCAGCGATTTCTTCGGTTCTGCCTGCATGGCGGGGTGACTCCAGTTGAGAAGGGGGTGAGCGAAAGGGGCGAGCGAAAGGGAAACGGCCGGACAACAGCCCACCAGTCTACGTGGACGTTGCCCGGCCGCTCACCACATGGCCGTCAGCTCTTCGAGTTCGAGGACTCCTTCGGGCGCTCTTCCGCGGGCCCCCGGCGCACCGCTCCCGGCGCGTTCCAGTCCTGCCGCTTGCGGGCCCGCAGCTTCGCGGCCTCGGAGGACTCCAGCTGGTAGGGCACGGAGGTCACCATGACGCCCGGGGTGAACAGCAGCCGGCCCTTGAGGCGCAGGGCGCTCTGGTTGTGCAGCAGGTGCTCGTACCAGTGGCCGACCACATACTCGGGGATGATCACGGAGACCGCGTCACGCGGGGATTCCTTGCGCAGCCCCTTCACGTACTCGATGATCGGCCGCGTGATCTCGCGGTACGGCGAGTCGAGGACCTTCAGCGGTACGTCGATGCCGCGCCGCTCCCACTCCTCGCGCAGGGCCTTGGTCTCGGCCGGGTCGACGTTGACGCTGAGCGCTTCGAGGGTGTCGGAGCGCAGCAGCTTGGCGTAGGCGAGGGCGCGCAGCGTCGGGCGGTGGATCTTGGAGATCAGGACGACGGAGTGCACGCGGGAGGGGCGGACACTGTCGTCGCTCGGGCCCTCGGGGGCGGCGATCTCCTCGGCGACCCGGTCGTAGTGCTTACGGATCGCGCTCATCGTCGCGTAGAAGATCACCATGCCGAGCAGCGCGACCCAGGCTCCGTGCGTGAACTTCGTGACGAGTACGACGACGAGCACCAGGCCCGTGAAGAAGGCGCCGAACGCGTTGATCGCCCGGGAGCGGACCATGTGGCGCCGCTTGGCCTGGTCCGTCTCGGTGGCCAGGTGGCGGTTCCAGTGGCGGACCATGCCGGTCTGGCTGAGCGTGAAGGAGACGAACACGCCGACGATGTAGAGCTGGATCAGCCGGGTCGAGTCGGCGCCGTAGATGATGACCAGCATGGTCGCCGCGCCCGCGAGCAGCACGATGCCGTTGGAGAAGGCGAGGCGGTCGCCGCGGGTGTGCAGCTGGCGCGGGAGGTAGCGGTCCTGGGCGAGGATCGAGCCGAGCAGCGGGAAGCCGTTGTACGCGGTGTTGGCGGCCAGGAACAGGACCAGCGCGGTGGCGGCGGCCAGCACGATGAACAGGAAGCTGCCCTTGCCGAACACGGCCTCGGCGACCTGGGAGATCACCGGGTTCTGGACGTAGCCGGAGCCGATCGCGACGCCGTTGTGGAGCAGGTCGGTGGCCGGGTTCTCGGCCATCCGGACGTTGGTCGCCATGGCCAGGGCGATGATGCCGCAGAACATCGTGACGGCGAGCAGGCCCATCGCGGCGAGCGTGGACGCGGCGTTCTTCGACTTCGGCTTGCGGAAGGCGGGGACGCCGTTGGAGATCGCCTCGACGCCGGTGAGGGCGGCACAGCCGGAGGAGAAGGCGCGCAGGAGCAGGAAGACGAGGGCGAAGCCCGCGAGGCCCTGGTGCTCGGCCTTGATGTGGTAGTCGGCGGTCGGCGCCTTCATGGTGTCGTTCAGGACGAGGCCGCGGAAGGCACCCCACGCGATCATGATGAAGACGCCCGCCACGAAGACGTACGTCGGAATCGCGAAGAGCTTTCCGGACTCCTTGACTCCGCGCAGGTTCATCAGCGTGAGCAGCACGATGACGGCGACCGCGCAGGCCACCTTGTGCTCGACCACGAAGGGAACCGCCGAGCCGAGGTTCTCGATGCCGGAGGCGATGGAGACGGCGACCGTGAGGACGTAGTCGACGAGCAGGGCGCTGGCGACCGTGAGTCCGGCCCGGGGACCGAGGTTGGTGTTGGCCACCTCGTAGTCGCCGCCGCCGCTCGGGTAGGCGTGCACGTTCTGCCGGTAGGAGGCGACCACCGTGAACATCAGCACGACGACCGCGACCGCGATCCAGGGGCTGAAGTGGTAGGCCGACACGCCCGCGATGGACAGGACCAGCAGGACCTCGCCGGGCGCGTACGCCACGGAGGACAGCGGGTCGGAAGCGAAGACAGGGAGTGCGATGCGCTTCGGCAGGAGCGTTTCTCCGAGCCGATCACTGCGCAGTGCGCGCCCGATCAGGATCCGTTTGGGCACGTCGGTCAGTTTGGACACGCAGAGGATCGTAAGCGTTCGAACGCGGGGTCGCCCACCTACCGCACCACATCTGCCCTCCGAGTGAAATCGGGGACGGCCGCGGCTGCGGATTCCGCACCCCCACAGCTCCACATGCCTATATGACGAAAGCCCTAGTCTGACCGGTTATGGAGGTTCCATGCATGGCACCGCGGAGCTGATCGGCGCCCTGGCCGGACTCGCCGGCCTCGGAATCCTGACCCTCGCGAGCGTTCGCAGCATCACACGTCGTTGATCGTGCACAGGGGTGCCCCCGACGGACCGCGCGTGTGTAGCTTGGGCGGCGGTCTGAGACCCTGTTTAGCCTGAGCCGTAACCATTCACATTCGGAAGGACGGTCGTGCACATCGTCATCATGGGCTGCGGAAGAGTGGGTTCCGCTCTTGCCCAGACCCTGGAGCAACAGGGGCACACGGTCGCCGTGATCGACCAGGACCCCACCGCCTTCCGACGACTGGGCTCCGGGTTCGGCGGCCGTCGTGTCACCGGAGTCGGCTTCGACCAGGACACCCTGCGCGAGGCGGGCATCGAGGAGGCCGGGGCGTTCGCCGCGGTCTCCAGCGGTGACAACTCGAACATCATCGCCGCCCGCGTGGCCCGCGAGATGTTCGGCATCGAGAACGTCGCGGCACGCATCTACGACCCCCGCCGCGCCGAGGTCTACCAGCGCCTCGGCATCCCCACCGTCGCCACCGTCCGCTGGACGGCCGACCAGATGCTGCGCCGGCTGCTGCCCTCGGGCGCCGAGCCGCTGTGGCGTGACCCCACGGGCGGTGTGCAGCTCGCCGAGGTGCACACCTCCGCGGGCTGGGTCGGCCACAAGATCAGCCGGCTCCAGGACGAGACGGGCGTGCGCGTGGCCTTCCTCACCCGGCTGGGCGAGGCGATCCTGCCGTCGTCCCAGACGGTGCTGCAGGAGGGCGACCTGGTGCACGTGATGATGCGCACCGACGAGGTGGACAAGGTCGAGGCGTCCTTCGCCAAGGGCCCTGAAGAGGAGGCCGGTCACTGATGAGGGTCGCCATTGCCGGTGCCGGTGCCGTGGGCCGCTCGATCGCGGGCGAGCTCCTGGAGAACGGCCACGAGGTTCTGCTGATCGACAAGGCGCCGACCGCCATCTCGGTCGAGCGCGTCCCGCAGGCGGAGTGGCTGCTCGCCGACGCCTGCGAGATCACTTCCCTGGACGAGGCCGCGCTGCAGCGCTGCAACGTGGCCATCGCGGCCACGGGCGACGACAAGGTCAACCTCGTCGTCTCCCTGCTCGCGAAGACCGAGTACGGGGTCCCGCGGGTCGTCGCCCGCGTCAACAACCCCAAGAACGAGTGGCTGTTCAACGAGGCCTGGGGCGTCGACGTCGCCGTCTCCACCCCGCGCCTGATGTCGGCCCTGGTCGAGGAGGCCGTCAGCGTCGGCGACCTCGTCCGGCTGCTGCGCTTCAGCCACGGCGACGCCAACCTCGTCGAGCTGACCCTGCCGCCGGAGTCCGCCCTGGCCGGTACGACGGTCGGCGACGTCGAGTGGCCCGAGGACACCTCCCTGGTGACCATCATCCGTGGCACCCGCGTCCTCACCCCCTCCCGGGAGGACTCCCTGGAGGCGGGCGACGAGCTCCTCTTCGTGGCCGCTCAGGCCCGCGAGGAGCAGCTGGAGGACCTGCTGTCGGTGCGCCGCGAGGACGCGACGGGCTAGTCGCTTCCGATACGACGATGGGGGGCGCCCGGAGATCTCCGGGCGCCCCCCATCGTCGTACACGCTCCAGGCCTGACGCCTCCCGGCGCCGTACGGCCGAAGGCGGCTGCCGAGCCGCTGCAGTCGCTTACGCCTCGCGGCGGTGCCGGGCCGGCGCGCTCTCGCCGCGCTCCTGGGCGAGGGCGGCCTTACGTTCCTTCTCGGCCTTCTCCTCGGCCTCCATCTCCGCGAACACGTCGATCGGAGCGGGGGCCTTGGCCAGGAAGACCCAGGTGAGCCAGACGGCGAGGAGGAAGGGCGGGATCTTGAGGGCGATCAGGATCCAGCCGAACTTGGTGGTGTCAGCCCACCAGTAGAGCGGGAAGAGCACCGCGCACTTGGCGAGCAGGATCAGGCCCCAAGCCCAACTCGCCTTCGCGTACGCCTTCTTGCGGCCGGGGTTGCGGGTGCGCCAGGAGAGGTTCTCCTTGAAGACCGGGCCGAGGATCAGGCCGATCAGCGGGACACCCGCGAGGGTCGTGACGATGTAGGCGACGGCAAGGCCGAGCGTGTAGAGCATGCCCGGCAGGTAGAAGTCCTTCGCGTTGCCCGTCATCATCGCGAAGACCACGCCGAACGCGACGCCGAAGACGCCGCTGAAGGCGTGCTTGACGGTGTCGCGCTTCACGAGGCGGACCACGACGAGCAGCAGGGACATCGCGAGGGCGGCGATCGCCGACCAGTGCAGGTCCTTGTTGATCGTGAAGATGGTGACGAAGAGGAGGCCGGGCACCACCGTCTCGACCATGCCCCGCACGCCGCCGAACGCCTCGAAGAGAGCGGCCTCGGTCACCGCCCTCGAATCATGCTGGGCGTCTTGGGTCGGCTTGTCGAGCGACGTCACCGGCTACTCCCGTCCGAGCGGTCTGAGTTCGTACTTCGGGTTGAACAGCACCCTACGGCCCCGGCTCATCGAAATGCGGCCCGATGCGATCAGCTTGCGCCCCGGCTCGATCCCGACGATGGAGCGCCGGCCGAGCCAGACCACGTCCAGGGCGGCCGAGCCGTCGAACAGCTCGGCTTCCAGGGCCGGGACACCGGCCCGTGGCCGCAGAGTGACCGTGCGCAAGGTACCAGTAACCGTGACGATCTGTCGGTCGTGGCAGTCGCAGATGCGCGTACAGCCCGTGGTCTCGGCGTCCTCGCGCAGCTCCTCGGACTCCAGGTCCTGCTGGGACGAGGAGAGCCGGTCTATCATGCGCCGGAAC containing:
- a CDS encoding APC family permease, with protein sequence MSKLTDVPKRILIGRALRSDRLGETLLPKRIALPVFASDPLSSVAYAPGEVLLVLSIAGVSAYHFSPWIAVAVVVLMFTVVASYRQNVHAYPSGGGDYEVANTNLGPRAGLTVASALLVDYVLTVAVSIASGIENLGSAVPFVVEHKVACAVAVIVLLTLMNLRGVKESGKLFAIPTYVFVAGVFIMIAWGAFRGLVLNDTMKAPTADYHIKAEHQGLAGFALVFLLLRAFSSGCAALTGVEAISNGVPAFRKPKSKNAASTLAAMGLLAVTMFCGIIALAMATNVRMAENPATDLLHNGVAIGSGYVQNPVISQVAEAVFGKGSFLFIVLAAATALVLFLAANTAYNGFPLLGSILAQDRYLPRQLHTRGDRLAFSNGIVLLAGAATMLVIIYGADSTRLIQLYIVGVFVSFTLSQTGMVRHWNRHLATETDQAKRRHMVRSRAINAFGAFFTGLVLVVVLVTKFTHGAWVALLGMVIFYATMSAIRKHYDRVAEEIAAPEGPSDDSVRPSRVHSVVLISKIHRPTLRALAYAKLLRSDTLEALSVNVDPAETKALREEWERRGIDVPLKVLDSPYREITRPIIEYVKGLRKESPRDAVSVIIPEYVVGHWYEHLLHNQSALRLKGRLLFTPGVMVTSVPYQLESSEAAKLRARKRQDWNAPGAVRRGPAEERPKESSNSKS
- a CDS encoding OB-fold nucleic acid binding domain-containing protein codes for the protein MSAVPRSEKPAGRFRRMIDRLSSSQQDLESEELREDAETTGCTRICDCHDRQIVTVTGTLRTVTLRPRAGVPALEAELFDGSAALDVVWLGRRSIVGIEPGRKLIASGRISMSRGRRVLFNPKYELRPLGRE
- a CDS encoding potassium channel family protein, which encodes MRVAIAGAGAVGRSIAGELLENGHEVLLIDKAPTAISVERVPQAEWLLADACEITSLDEAALQRCNVAIAATGDDKVNLVVSLLAKTEYGVPRVVARVNNPKNEWLFNEAWGVDVAVSTPRLMSALVEEAVSVGDLVRLLRFSHGDANLVELTLPPESALAGTTVGDVEWPEDTSLVTIIRGTRVLTPSREDSLEAGDELLFVAAQAREEQLEDLLSVRREDATG
- a CDS encoding potassium channel family protein; translated protein: MHIVIMGCGRVGSALAQTLEQQGHTVAVIDQDPTAFRRLGSGFGGRRVTGVGFDQDTLREAGIEEAGAFAAVSSGDNSNIIAARVAREMFGIENVAARIYDPRRAEVYQRLGIPTVATVRWTADQMLRRLLPSGAEPLWRDPTGGVQLAEVHTSAGWVGHKISRLQDETGVRVAFLTRLGEAILPSSQTVLQEGDLVHVMMRTDEVDKVEASFAKGPEEEAGH
- a CDS encoding DUF3159 domain-containing protein, with product MTSLDKPTQDAQHDSRAVTEAALFEAFGGVRGMVETVVPGLLFVTIFTINKDLHWSAIAALAMSLLLVVVRLVKRDTVKHAFSGVFGVAFGVVFAMMTGNAKDFYLPGMLYTLGLAVAYIVTTLAGVPLIGLILGPVFKENLSWRTRNPGRKKAYAKASWAWGLILLAKCAVLFPLYWWADTTKFGWILIALKIPPFLLAVWLTWVFLAKAPAPIDVFAEMEAEEKAEKERKAALAQERGESAPARHRREA
- a CDS encoding class I SAM-dependent RNA methyltransferase, whose amino-acid sequence is MQAEPKKSLVGEEYEVEIGPVAHGGHCIARTSEGQVLFVRHALPGERVVAHVTEGEEGARFLRADAVRIVDASKDRVEAPCPYAGPGRCGGCDWQHAKPGAQRRLKGEVIAEQLQRLAGLTPEEAGWDGTVMPAEGDKLPAGEVPAWRTRVQYAVDADGNAGLRRHRSHEVEPIEHCMIAAPGVSELGIEQRDWSGMASVDAIAATGSQDRMVILEPKPGARLPLVELDKPVSVMRVDEHDGGIHRVHGRAFVRERADGRTYRVGSGGFWQVHPMAADTLVKAVMQGLLPRKGDMALDLYCGVGLFAGALADRLGDKGAVLGIESGKRAVEDARHNLAAFDRVRIEQGKVEAVLPRTGITEVDLIVLDPPRAGAGKKTVEHLTSLSARRIAYVACDPAALARDLGYFRDGGYKVRTLRAFDLFPMTHHVECVAILEPAAKGS